The Candidatus Nanosynbacter featherlites region TCTGGCTTTTTCTTGTAAATATTCACGAATTTGCAATGCTGCGACCGCGCCTTCGCCGACCGCCGAAGCGATTTGCATGGTCGCGCCCGAACGCACGTCGCCCGAGGCAAAGACACCAGGGACATTGGTACGCAAGTGTTCGTCAGTGACGATGTGTCCGCCGAGATCTAGTTCAACATCTGAGTCAGCCAAGAACTGCGTGTTCGGAATGAGACCGATGAAGACAAATAGCCCATCTGCAGTGAACTCTTTTTGTTCGCCATTTTGGGTTGATGTAACACCGTAAAACTTATCATCTTTGACGATAATTTCATCAGTCGTTGCACCGATATGGACGGTAATTTTGCCCTCATCGACATACTTTTGTAATTCTTTTTGCAAGACATCGCTGGCGCGTAATTCGCTGCGCACCAACAGGTCAATATGGCTGGCGTAGCGAGTCAAAAATATCGCTTCTTGCACTGCCGAGTTGCCGCCGCCAACGACGATCAAACGCTTGTCGCGATAAAAGGCGCCGTCGCACGTCGCACAGTAATGCACGCCGCGACCATACAATTCGTCTTCACCTGGCACACCCAGCTTGCGATGATTTGAGCCGGTCGCTAACAACACAGCTTTAGTTCGCACTGGCTGACCATCAACTGTCAATTCCAATTCGCCGTCAACTTGCTTCAGTTCCGTCACGTCACCGTACTCAATATCCGCGCCAAATCGCTCAGCTTGCTGCTGCAGCTCGGACGCCAACTTCATGCCGGTCACGCCCTCAGCAAACCCTGGGTAATTGTCAATTTGGTCAGTAATAGCCGCCATACCACCGACTACGCCCCGTTCATACAGTGTCGTTGGCACATCTTCACGCGACAGATAAATTGCTGCGGTCAACGCACTTGGACCAGCACCAACAATGATAACTTCTTTAGACATTGAGCCCCCTTGACTTATAATATCGTTTGATAATCTCTGGCATTTCTGGCTGAGGGATATCTGCTGGCTTTTCGATAGCCATGATGACAAATTTTAGTGGTGAATTGGCAGGAATTTTGTCGCCTTGACCCTGGCTGCCGTACGCTTTGTCAGCTGGAATCGTCAGTTCGCGCACGCCACCGATCTTCATCCCAACTAGGCCCTCTTTCCAACCTTGAATGACTGCAGTATTTGCCGGACCGTTTATAGCAAACGGCGCTTTCAACTTACCATCAGCAATTGACTGGTCAAATACTTCACCCTTGGCGTTCCAGCCAATGTAATACACTGCAAATTTGGTGTCATCTTTGACTTCTGCGCCGTCACCTTCCACCAAGTCCTCTTTGCCGAGCTCTTTAACATCACCAGCTTCAAACGCACCGACCCGTGAACCGAATTCGGCAAACTTGCTGTAATATTTATCGTTCAATTCTGCTGTCTGTGCCTCAACTTTCTTTTGGCGTTCTGTATTTGCTGCTTTATAGCTTTCTTGCGCTCGCTGTAGTTCAGCTTGATCTTTGGCTTCATTGCCCGGGGCCACCATCATGGCGATAAATCCGCCAACCGTACCCACCAACATCGTGATTGTAATAATCCAAATTCCTATTCTTTGCGATCTTGCTATCGCCATATCTCATCCTCCTCTATTTGTCCTATTATACATCAACTTTTGGCTCAGCGGCAATGTCATACGCAGCCAACCGCTCGCCCGCTACCCCAGGATTCTTCTGTAGCTCCAGCAACTTGGCGTAGATACCATTTGTTTTGGCCAATTCATCTGGCGACCCAATCTCATCAACTCGCCCATTTTTCAGGGTGATGATGGTATCAACCGCCGCGATAGTCGACAAGCGGTGAGCGATGATCAATGTAGTGCGGCCTTTCATCAACCGATCAAGCGCTTGCTGCACCAAATGCTCATTTTTATTGTCCAAATTGCTGGTTGCTTCGTCCAGTATCAAGATCGGCGCGTCTTTCAACACTGCACGGGCGATGGCGATGCGCTGTTTCTGACCCCCTGAAAGCTTCAAGCCGTGCTCACCGATCTGCGTGTCGTAGCCGTAGTCCAGCTGACGAATAAACTCATCGGCGTTGGCAGCTTTGGCGGCGGCAAAAATCTCCTTGTCCGTTGCATCAGCTTTGCCGTAAGCGATGTTTTCACGAATGGTGCCCGAAAAAAGCACAGGGTCTTGGAAAACGGTTGCAATGTGTCCGCGCAAACTGCGCTGGGTCAGGTTACGAATGTCAGTGTCATTGACTGAAATAACACCACTGTCTCGCTCATATAGTCGCATCAACAAATTGGTAATTGTGGTTTTACCGCCACCAGATTCACTAACCAGAGCCACGCGTTCGCCAGCGGGAATCGTAAAGGAAATGTTATGCAGAACGGGGCGATTTGGCACACTAGCGTATCGGAACGACACATCATCAAAGGAAATCGTCGCCTTTTCTGTGTTCAGGTGAGCCGCATCAGGCGCATCCTTAATACCAGGTTTGAGTTCCATGGCCGCAATGAAGTCCTTACTCCCCGACACTGCTTTCTGAAAGCCGTCAACGATGAAACTCATACTAAAGAGCGGCGTTCGCAGGTTGTTGATCAAGGTGATGAGCAAAATCATCTCACCAATCGTAAACTTCTTCTCGGTCGTCTGAACAAAAATGTAGGCAAAGATGAGGAAAAAAACGATGCTCAAAATCAGCCCACGAATGACGTCCATTTTGTGCCAATAGCGCGACTGCTTGCGCGTCACGGCGATGGTTTTACGGTAGCGTTTGGTAAAATGTCGATACTCTAAACTTTCGCGAACATAGCTTTTGACCACTTTGATCTGTGACACCACTTCTGCAAATCGACCGCTAGCCATATCGACTTCGTGATTTTTATTTGACTGGAAATAGCGCCATTTTTTGCTGGTCAATACCGCCAGCCAGATGAACAACGGATACAATATCAATACCAGCAGTGCCAGCTCTAAGCTGTACGTCAGGACGATACCAATTGTGATACAGCTGGTCAGAAGCATTTGCAGGAAATTGTTTGCGAACATATTCAGGAAATTACTCATCTCGGTGATGGCGCGGTTTAGGCGGTTGATAATGGTGCCTGTCAATTCCCCATCAAAATAACTTTGTGGCAGACTAAGCAAGTGGTGATAATAATGCGTCGACAACTGTGCTTTGAGCTTGGTGGACATGACGTCACCCCAGTAGCCACCTAAGTTACGAATCAACACATTGGCAACGTCAAACACCAATAGTAAAGCTGCCAGCCACAGCACCTGACCAACGCCGATGTTATTGCCCTCCACTACCTCCACCATCAAAGTAGTAGCCCGCGATATGACATACGGCATGGCGATGCCAGTCAACGCCACTAATATCGAACACAGGCTAATTTTGGCATAAAACGGCAACATATTGTGCGTATAGCCAAGGGTACGGAGCAGCGATTTCATCAAACAAGCTCCGCGCCGTAAGTTTGCTGCATGGTCTGCTGGATCGATTCGATGATTGGCGTGATATCAGAATCAATCAAGGTGCGTTGGTGGCTGGTAAAGGCTAAACGGAAAGTTAGTGTCTTCGTTGATGTGTCGTCTGGCGGCTGGTAGATGGACACCACATGAAAGGCCACGCCAATCTCCACCGCTTCAAGGACGCGGTCAATGCTTTGGGCGACGGACGCATAATTAACGTGAGCTGGCAATTTGAGAGAAATATCGCGGCTGGTTGATGGATAGCGACTGAGCGGCTGGTAATGACTGGCACGCTTGGCGTAGACAGCCTCCAAGCCAGCCGTGTCCAAGCTCGCCGCTGCCACGTACATCGGCAGTTTGAAGTTCTTGATGACTGATTGCTTCAATTCTCCGACTATACCGATGAACTGTCCGTCAGTTGTATCAACCAATGCACTGCGTGATTGGTCAAACGGTGCCGTGACTGGGAAGTTGAGCTCCTCTTCAATTGGCTTAAACACCAGTTCGGCGCCAAGATCATGCGCCAACTGCTCAACCAAGCGACGAATTGTGTAAAATGGCGCGCCCGCTCCCGGCTTTTTGGCAGCATAGACGATGTCGGTGAACTGACTGGCTTCTGGCAGGCCATCTTCGCCCAAACCATGCATTTTGATATGCCCCTTGCCCATTTCAAACAAGGCAAATTCATCATGTCCAGCCTTGATGTTGGCGTGAACCTTGTCGAGCAAACTCGGTAGCACCGTCAATCGGTAATATTGTAAATCAGGGCTGAGGGCGTTTGATAATTTGTATGCCTGAGCAACGTCCTGTTCAGCGTTTTTCAAAATGCGCTCATGAACGAAACTGTAGGTCAAGACTTCGTTGGCACCGGCACGCGACAAACTTTGGCGAACGGCATTTTTCAGTTCGCGGCGCGGGTTTTTCGGTGCTGATTTAATGCTACGCATTGGTAACTGGCGCGGTAGTTTATCAAAGCCATACAGCCGACCGACCTCTTCGACAATGTCCTCCGGTAGCTCAAGGTCGGTGCGCCAAAACGGCGATTGGATGCAAATGTAATCCAGTTCTTCTTCCGGACCATGACTCTTTATTTCTACGCTATTCAACAAGTCGCAAATATCATCGTCAGATAAGCCTAAGCCTAATCTTTCATTAATAAATTTACTGTCGATATCAATATTAGCTGGTGTGTATTTTCCACCAAAATAATCATCAAGCCAGTCATCAAATTGTTTTAGATCAAACACTTCACTGGCCTGTACCCCGCCGACCATACCCATCAGCTGCTTCAATACGGCAGCATTTTGGAGCGGCGACTGACCCTTATTAAACCGCGTCAGCGCGTCGGTAAAAATACCGTGGCGCATGGCTGTGCGGCGCAGCGCATACATATCAAAATTGGCGCACTCCAAAACGATATTTTTCGTGCCATCCGAAACCTCAGTGTCGGCACCGCCCATAATTCCCGCCAGACCAATCACGCCCTCGCCATCAGCTATGACGATGTCATCACTCGTCAATTCATATTCTTTGCCATTGAGCAGACTGACCTTCTCGCCATCAAAAGCCAGCCGCGCCTCAAGTTTATGTCCGCGTAATTTATCATAGTCATACGCGTGCGTTGGCTGCGCCGTCAGTAGCATCATGTAATTCGTGGCGTCGACAATGTTATTAATCGGCTTGCCGCCCATCGCCACCAACTGACACTGCAGCCATAACGGACTTGGCTGCACGGTAACATCACGAATTACTACCGCCATGAACCGCGGCACTAGTTCTGGCACATCATTGATGACCGTTAACTCCAAACCCTCAGCGTTCGTGAACTGCTGGACTGATTTATACCAATCAGGGCTGGCGAACTGCTGGTGAAAAATCCCGGCAATCTCACGCGCCACGCCGAGTTGCCCAAAACAATCCGGCCGGTGCGTAAACATCTTATTTTCAATGTCCAGTACATAATCATCCAGCCCAAACGTTTCCGCGAAACTCGCACCCGCCGTTAGCTCAACACCCGCCGGCATGTCGTGTTCATGAATTTCAATAATCCCCTCGTGATCCGTGCCGATATCCAGCTCATCAGCCGCCGCCAACATACCTTGGCTGAGCACGCCACGCAGCGGTCGCGCATCCAACACGAATGGCTCATCGTCATTAAAACTCGCTGGCACCGTACTTTTCGGTGGCAGCCAAATCGCCCACATTCCTGCGTGTACATTTGGCGCGCCGCAGACCACTTGCACTAGCCCGTTCTCGTCGCGCGGCACATCCGCCACCGCACCGCCATCATCGATCTTGGTCACACTCAGCCGATCAGCATCAGGATGTTTGACGCATTCAACCACCCGGACAATTCGCGCGCCACCATATTTAGCTTTGAGGTCGATCACTTCTTCGACACCGCCAAGCTGCTGATTGACCCGCGCCACTAACTCATCCACGGGAGGCAATTCAAAATTAATCAATTGTTTGATAAGATTTAGGCTGACTTTCATACTAGCTACTAGTATATCACCTTATCTGTAACTATTCGACTTTTGTAGAGCCAGGCTGCAGGCTGGCGATTACTGGCGATATTCTTTCGCTTTATATTTGGCAATGACATCCTGCTGTTTGGGCGTAAACCGCCGTGATTCGCGCATTTTTTGGTAGGCTTTGTTGCGCGTCCAAGCGTCAATATGTCCGTTTTCTAGTTCAGCCAGCGTCAGCTCAAAAAACTGCACCGCCGCCGTAGCGTATAGCCAAGCCAGTGCCATTTTGACATAGTAGCCGTCGTGGGTGATATTTCGCAGTGCGGCAAAAACTTGATCGACATGCGATTCATCCAAAAAATTAGTCATCAAAGAAACCACACCGTAGCGAACTGTAAATTCAGCCTCGCTCTGCAAACATTCTAGTGCAAAATCCCACCACGACTCACCAGCAAACCGCCGCTTTTTCTCTATGAAAACGTCAATGTGAGCCCATGAATCAACGCGCGGCAAATATTGCCTAGTCAAATCAATCGCTGTCTGATCATCAAGCCGAGCGTGCGTAATCAACAATCCACACAACAACACGTAGTCGAAAGATTCATCCTGAACCATCAGCAATTCACTAATATCCGCTGCGCTCATATC contains the following coding sequences:
- a CDS encoding NAD(P)/FAD-dependent oxidoreductase; this translates as MSKEVIIVGAGPSALTAAIYLSREDVPTTLYERGVVGGMAAITDQIDNYPGFAEGVTGMKLASELQQQAERFGADIEYGDVTELKQVDGELELTVDGQPVRTKAVLLATGSNHRKLGVPGEDELYGRGVHYCATCDGAFYRDKRLIVVGGGNSAVQEAIFLTRYASHIDLLVRSELRASDVLQKELQKYVDEGKITVHIGATTDEIIVKDDKFYGVTSTQNGEQKEFTADGLFVFIGLIPNTQFLADSDVELDLGGHIVTDEHLRTNVPGVFASGDVRSGATMQIASAVGEGAVAALQIREYLQEKAREE
- a CDS encoding FKBP-type peptidyl-prolyl cis-trans isomerase, which translates into the protein MAIARSQRIGIWIITITMLVGTVGGFIAMMVAPGNEAKDQAELQRAQESYKAANTERQKKVEAQTAELNDKYYSKFAEFGSRVGAFEAGDVKELGKEDLVEGDGAEVKDDTKFAVYYIGWNAKGEVFDQSIADGKLKAPFAINGPANTAVIQGWKEGLVGMKIGGVRELTIPADKAYGSQGQGDKIPANSPLKFVIMAIEKPADIPQPEMPEIIKRYYKSRGLNV
- a CDS encoding ABC transporter ATP-binding protein; the encoded protein is MKSLLRTLGYTHNMLPFYAKISLCSILVALTGIAMPYVISRATTLMVEVVEGNNIGVGQVLWLAALLLVFDVANVLIRNLGGYWGDVMSTKLKAQLSTHYYHHLLSLPQSYFDGELTGTIINRLNRAITEMSNFLNMFANNFLQMLLTSCITIGIVLTYSLELALLVLILYPLFIWLAVLTSKKWRYFQSNKNHEVDMASGRFAEVVSQIKVVKSYVRESLEYRHFTKRYRKTIAVTRKQSRYWHKMDVIRGLILSIVFFLIFAYIFVQTTEKKFTIGEMILLITLINNLRTPLFSMSFIVDGFQKAVSGSKDFIAAMELKPGIKDAPDAAHLNTEKATISFDDVSFRYASVPNRPVLHNISFTIPAGERVALVSESGGGKTTITNLLMRLYERDSGVISVNDTDIRNLTQRSLRGHIATVFQDPVLFSGTIRENIAYGKADATDKEIFAAAKAANADEFIRQLDYGYDTQIGEHGLKLSGGQKQRIAIARAVLKDAPILILDEATSNLDNKNEHLVQQALDRLMKGRTTLIIAHRLSTIAAVDTIITLKNGRVDEIGSPDELAKTNGIYAKLLELQKNPGVAGERLAAYDIAAEPKVDV
- the pheT gene encoding phenylalanine--tRNA ligase subunit beta — protein: MKVSLNLIKQLINFELPPVDELVARVNQQLGGVEEVIDLKAKYGGARIVRVVECVKHPDADRLSVTKIDDGGAVADVPRDENGLVQVVCGAPNVHAGMWAIWLPPKSTVPASFNDDEPFVLDARPLRGVLSQGMLAAADELDIGTDHEGIIEIHEHDMPAGVELTAGASFAETFGLDDYVLDIENKMFTHRPDCFGQLGVAREIAGIFHQQFASPDWYKSVQQFTNAEGLELTVINDVPELVPRFMAVVIRDVTVQPSPLWLQCQLVAMGGKPINNIVDATNYMMLLTAQPTHAYDYDKLRGHKLEARLAFDGEKVSLLNGKEYELTSDDIVIADGEGVIGLAGIMGGADTEVSDGTKNIVLECANFDMYALRRTAMRHGIFTDALTRFNKGQSPLQNAAVLKQLMGMVGGVQASEVFDLKQFDDWLDDYFGGKYTPANIDIDSKFINERLGLGLSDDDICDLLNSVEIKSHGPEEELDYICIQSPFWRTDLELPEDIVEEVGRLYGFDKLPRQLPMRSIKSAPKNPRRELKNAVRQSLSRAGANEVLTYSFVHERILKNAEQDVAQAYKLSNALSPDLQYYRLTVLPSLLDKVHANIKAGHDEFALFEMGKGHIKMHGLGEDGLPEASQFTDIVYAAKKPGAGAPFYTIRRLVEQLAHDLGAELVFKPIEEELNFPVTAPFDQSRSALVDTTDGQFIGIVGELKQSVIKNFKLPMYVAAASLDTAGLEAVYAKRASHYQPLSRYPSTSRDISLKLPAHVNYASVAQSIDRVLEAVEIGVAFHVVSIYQPPDDTSTKTLTFRLAFTSHQRTLIDSDITPIIESIQQTMQQTYGAELV
- a CDS encoding DNA alkylation repair protein, coding for MHDDIVMKLTKLAEGNEAYAEFNKRIVNTEMPVIGVRVPDLRRLARELAPDMSAADISELLMVQDESFDYVLLCGLLITHARLDDQTAIDLTRQYLPRVDSWAHIDVFIEKKRRFAGESWWDFALECLQSEAEFTVRYGVVSLMTNFLDESHVDQVFAALRNITHDGYYVKMALAWLYATAAVQFFELTLAELENGHIDAWTRNKAYQKMRESRRFTPKQQDVIAKYKAKEYRQ